AGGGATGAGTAAAGGTTTATCGGAGTAAAGCTTTATCACTCTCTGTTAACAGAGAGACTTTCCCTGGCTTTGTGCGAAAGCCTGCTCTAGAAGTTTGGTGTTGTCATCAGTGGCGGATAGTCATAGGCCCTCTGCTGCGTGGTTTGTCAGCGGCAGATCCTCTTTTGAGAAACTTACCACAGATGGTGTAAATAGTTACACACATCCAAGCAGTATAAAACTTTTCAAGTTTCAAATGAGCTTGCGAGGCTGCAATTTTGCCACACTCCTCCGATGTTGATTGGCGAGCCAGGGGCAAGGGAATGATGTGCTTACAAAAACTTGTAATGGATGATACATGAAACTGGAGACTGTTTAGTGACATTGGGGACACTTTACATTAATTTCAAggtgtttgtaaaaaaaaaaaaaaccacacacactcacaaatgcTTGCACTCACTCCGCCTTCCCACATACCAGCAGCACACATGCCCCCTACCCTTAGCCACACAACGCACTAACTCCCCCCAGCACCCCACCCAACCCCCACTATCCCGTGCACCCCCACGCAGGGCCACACTGTGTGACAGAGGCGGATGGCCTTGGCCACGCGGGACGCAGCCGCTGCGCTTGGCCTTGGCGGGACTGGTGGTTCCACACGCGCCTTCTTCACACTGGACTTGCCTCGTTCCTTCTTTTGTTTCACTTAAACTCTCCCTTGATCTCTCAgccagtctctctctctctctctgtgcgccccccaccccactccccaccctcccccccccatccccactacTCATCGCCCCCTACTCCACGAGTGGTCGCCTCCTACCCACCTGTGCGAGAAGACGGCTTGGAGAAGACTTGCTTGGGCAGATGTGCTCGGAGGAGAGTGGGAAGAAGGTGGGTGCAGAGTGATGCTCTTGTTGAAAGTGGGAGGGAGGAGGGATCAACCGGCATCTCCCATGTCGACACACTTCTCCGATCACGGGGATGGAAAACAGGGATTTGGCTTATTTTGCACATTGTTAATCTCTTAGAAGAACAGTTGAGTAATTGGACACCAAGCGGCCGACACCAAAGCTTTAACAATCATCTTCCTCTCGTAACTTTGCTGGCCTggtttttttcccttcaccACAAGAattctttaaattaaaaacaagtcTGTATTGCTATTGGAGTCCAATGAAGTAGATGCAAATTAGGAATTGTCAGTAGTTATAAAAGATCATTCAAACCAAAAAATTGAATGAGGACTGTTTCCACCACATGCACATTAATTCTAACAATTGTAAGTGATGTGTAGCTAATTGCCATTTAATGTTTGAATGTTGGATTTAGCActttataaattattttcattaacaagtgttttttttcctgttgaatGCACACAATTTTCATAATGCATCGTAAAACAAACAATGTTAGAATTTCCAGTTAGGTAGTTAACCAATTAATACAATAGACTACTTTGTACAACCGCGACCCTGTACaggatatatactgtatattcaaaataacattttcttaGCGCAGGTTGAAAAATCTGTCGCTAAAATCTTGCAATGTTTACATGCATCCGTTAACATGCACCTGACGCAATCAGGTCTGCATTGAGTCCATGTGTGTCAAAAGTGAACCTGTCTATAAACGAGACGTCAGCGACTTATCTTTAAACTTTTCTGTGTGtgcggttgtttttttttttttttttttgggggggaggggtgcaAACAGTGGGCCAAGAGTTAACCATTTGACTGTTTGAGCACAAAGACCTATGCAGCATCAATAGTGCACGGCACCGCTGGGACAATGTCCATCTGGCAGCTTCTCTATTATGCGTCAGGACGGGTGGCATTTCATCACGTGAACGGACCATGTACATGTCCGTATGCAAATCAGTCACGGTTCTATTTTTtcaaaaggataaaaaaaaacatccatctgtgAATCGTTTTTATATGGATTTTGAACTTGTATTGCTTTTAAAGTCAACATTTTGAGCTGAATCTTATCTATATAACTCTATGCAAAGATTAAGGCCCTTAATTCATGCTCTTATTTAACTTTTCATTCTCACATTTGTGATACGGGATTCTTGGAATCGCCTATCAGACGTAAAAAACACACTGTTGAACTTCGCCAAGGCCGAACAATCAAAATGTGGAGACATACAGAGATACGTGGCTCTGAGATATTTTGTTCCTTCTTCCTGTTTCTTCCTGATtaataaatgtcaaaaatatataGTATCAACAACATACACTGCGGATAGCTTGGTCAACCTCTGACAATTCGGTGGATTAGACATACTGTAGTAGAGTGGGCTACTGTAAGTgtatgtgcacgtgtgtgtgtgtgtgtgtgtgtgtgtttgtgaatatCAGTTGATCCCAGGCAAGCATTTGCCCTCCTCAGCATTCCTGGGATGTGATGAGTCCGGCATTCAACAGGGACAACCTGTTATCCACTCATTCACTTCCCACAGATGGCCAGCCATTGTCtagtgcgcgcacacacacacacacacgcacgcacacacactcgaaCAAGTCTGGGGTGTAAAATTGATTTCAAGGTAGCACACATTTTGATCAATGATAGCCCAGTGTGTTATTGTTCAAATCAGCATTTGGTGTGCGTGTTATGATCGTCAATGATCATTTTACACTCGTACAGTCTCACATGTTTGCTTTCAGATATTTTCAGTCTTTATTTCGGTGAAAAATAAACTGCTCTCATTGTTTTTCTCCTTCGCAGATATCCCTTTTCTTCTGCTTTCTAGTCGATGGATTTGTCACTGGCAACGCAGCAATATTTTAGTAAGTTTTGCTTGTTGTATGGTCTCCAAACACTGTACACCGCATTCTACTGCTTCCAAACAAATGGAAAGAGAAAACGTCTGACCGCGGGTGAACTCAATGGAAGCCAGTAGAATTGGAGCAAAGTTCCCTGACCACTTCCTTTGCATTATAAAACCAAGCCGTGAGGCCTTCATTTAGGAATTGGAAATAATTCCAGTTTTAAGTAACACTGAATTGCGCACCACAtcttgtaattattattattattacatttcagGCAATATATTGAAATATTAGGTCATTCTAAATCGTCTCATCCTTgtaaaatgtccatccatccattttctttgctgcttatcctcacgagggtcgcggggagtgctggagcctatctcagctgtcaacgggcaggaggcggggtacaccctgaactggttgccagccaatcgcagggcacatcgacacaaacagcgagcgcactcacaatcacacctagggggaatttcgagtgtccaattaatgttaagtAATGTAAACCAgagttcctggaaaaaaaacccacagaggcacggggagaacatgcaaactccacacagattgggccgggattgaacccgggtcctcagaactgtgaggccaacgttttaccagctgatccaccgtcccgccccTATAAATTCTAAAATTATACATGAATGTCAATAAATAGTCAAGCCTGTGTTTTTGCAACAACACAGAAGCCTCAACGAAACCAACAGGTGGTGGGTTCATGCAGGCGTGTTGAAATACtttcaaacaagaaaaaaaaaagatgtcaaataCACAAGTTTATCCTCAGATATAAGAAAAACACTAGGGCGAGGAACGCCTATCCGAAAAGACACAGACAAAGACACAAAGCACAGACACCTTCAGGGTCTCAGAGCCAGTCACATCTTATAAACTTGCAATAATCCAAGTACAGTCACCCAAGTGCAGAGAGATTGAAAACTGCTCCCTGCGCCTGCATTTTTAAAGAATGATATACCATTATTGTATACTGTAGCTGCTACAGTACATAATAATGGTACGGTGTAGCAAGTAGCGACTAGTGATGGCACATGAATTGATGTTAGACTTTTCTAACTTTCTAATGTTTGCGAGGCAATGAAAGTCTgcttgaatggatggatggacaaatcaGGGGCTGAGACCTGTGCAACAGGAAGTGTTTGTAGCTGTGCCCATCGAGTTGacaactgaaaaaacaaaagatcaagGACATTTTCGATGAATCGAAGTCGACTCGACTAGCACGACCTTAGCTTCGACTGTAAAAACATCTCTTGTCCTTGAACCCCTGTCCTAACTACAGATTCATTTCCCTCCCAGGTTAAAAAAGCGAGTGAAGCATGGGTGACTGGAGCTTTCTGGGGCGACTTCTGGAGAACGCTCAGGAACACTCCACTGTGATAGGAAAGGTGACCGATTGATGGCTTTTTTTCATACTCAAACTCTACACCAACTGCCAGAACTATTATTAAGCAACGATGTCCCTCTTTGCGTCTTCTGTCCACCTCAAACCGTGTTGTTATTGCTCCCCAAGGTTTGGCTGACCGTCCTGTTCATCTTCCGCATCTTGGTGCTGGGAGCAGCGGCTGAAGAAGTTTGGGGTGACGAGCAGTCCGACTTCACTTGCAACACGCAGCAGCCCGGTTGTGAAAACGTTTGCTACGACGAGGCCTTTCCCATCTCCCACATGCGCTTCTGGGTGCTGCAGATCATCTTTGTGTCCACGCCGACCCTAATCTACCTGGGACATGTGCTGCACATTGTTCGCATGGAGGAGAAGAGGAGGGAACGGGAAGATGAGAACAGGAAGATGGGCCGGCACCTGGAGGACCACGACCCCCTCTACCGCAATGGAGACGGAGGGGGCGGTTGGAAGAAGGAGAAGCCACCGATCCGCGATGAGCACGGCAAAATCCGGATCCGCGGGGCGTTGCTGAGGACCTACATCTTCAACATCATTTTCAAGACCCTGTTTGAGGTGGGCTTCATCCTGGGACAGTACTTCCTCTACGGCTTCCAGCTGATGCCACTCTATAAATGCCGCCGGTGGCCCTGTCCCAACACAGTGGACTGCTTTATATCCAGGTTAGTAACAACCTACTTTAAGAACCTTTCCTTGTGCACAACGTCCTTCAGTTTTTGACAAATCATCCTCAATTTCCTCACTTCAATTAGCTATTGCTATTGACCAAACCTTAGCAAATCGCATCATAGTGGGGGAAACTATAATATAAACCAAATTGTcttctgggtccacattgagaaTCCGGCaccaatatatacagtatttcaaatggCAAATCCTATCGACATGCTCAAATAATTATAGTACTATCAAATGTCATAAAATTAGTTTGTAATTTGTTGCGCGTCTTGGTGGCGACTGGCACAATCCTCACATCTTCAAAGGCGTCACTTTTcattcaagcaaaaaataaaaaagtctcTTTAGCTTTTAACATTGCATTGTTAAATAGAGCAAGCCATATTCAACACTATAGATTaacaataattgaaataatttgtgaaaattaaacaaaagatTAACACAAATATGACTTTTTTCTAGTAACAATTACTCTCAGTGCAACTGTCTCGCTGTGTTACTAACTCTAGACCAATAATCAGAATAAAATTACTTATCATAGTCACTGTGCATTACTATTGTGTCCAGGATGAGTCACAAAAGAATCGTCAAGGAACTTTAGCTTTGCCGAAGCAAATGCGTTTGTACAGAATGTAGATGACTCCGAGGCCACTCCAGAGAGTCAAAGGGAAATAAAATGAACGTGCAGATCAAGGCTAATTAATACTTTAAGTATCCAAGAGTCCAGAAGGTGCGCTTTGTTCCTTCTAACGTAAATATGCCCCAAAGCATTGTGCCTGCTTTGCATCACACTTATGTGAAAAGATTCGGTAGCCTCCCAATCTTtataattcaaatttaaaagaaTTAAAAGATAGCCAGATGGGTCAAAATGTCTTACATGGACTATCCCAAACATTACAACAAACACTGGAGCTGTTTCGTTCATCTTTCGCAAGGCCTTCAGGATTATTTGTGCAGACCGCGTGCGCATCCGCAGTCCATGTGCAGTCTGCGAACGCACAATGCGGAAAGAAGGATTCGGCCTTAAATCAAACACACATTCCCATCCTGCATGCCAACacaaacatataaaaaaaataacatgaattACTGTGAACATGACTCatttgtttattaatttttgAATCCTAATTCACATTATTGAGAGTTATGCAGTTATTTTTGTTCGGCAGCTTACAGTACGTCACTTATTATTGAAGCCAGTtatgtaatgtgtttttatgaaacgttttgtgtgtgtgtgtgattgtaaaGCGGACAAAATTGAGTCCATGTTGTACCTAGCTGTTGTGCGCTAAGTTAGCGTGCCATGCTAGGTTCTGTTCCACATTAGTTTAGCAAATGCGACAATATGTCCATAATTATAGGACTCGTATTGTATTACCGTGTCCACCTTTAAGTCGTGTCTGATAATATGTGTTTCCTGGTTAATGTGTCTTATGCAGCTGGTGAATGTATTGTCACTAATAAAGTAAATTATAATCTGTTACTTTTACCATCAAGTAATCAGTAACGTAGCAAAGGTACTTTTTAAAGGTGTAATCTTTCATTAGTAGTCAGATTACATTTTCAAGGCAATTAGGACAACACTGAAAATAACAAACCCCAACAGAGACTGATCAATAGTCATGTcactttccaagctgcttatcctcacaagggttgtgagaaaactggagcctatcccagctagcatcGGGCGAAAGGGGgcctgcaccctgaactggtcaccagtcagtcgcagggtagatatcgacaccatcactgagtgggaatcaatcccacgcttcgcgcaccaaaggcaggcgtgtgtaccactacaccatcagtgactccctgATCAatagaatagatttttttttttttttaatgagacatTGACCAAATTTGGAACCAAGGTTTCTGCCCCACAGTGACAATAATTCATACCATGTACTGTGATTCATACCTCCCTGGGATCCAGAAATTCTGTATTTGGATGAAACATGACTTCCTTTTAGCATCCTACATACATAGTAGCTGTTAAGATTTTGCAAGTGATAAATTGTTACTGTGCTCCAGGTTTATTCTTTGCATTTTCACCATACAGCTACCATAATTAGTTGGAGCTTTCAATGCCATGCGGCACATTAGGATGCAATTGCAGCTTCTGTAACatgtagttttttaaaaaaaatatttaatcataatTAGCTGATTGGCCAACTACCCAACCCCAGCACCTGGCGTTTCTAGCTTTTGTTTATTAAATCTGACCACTCTATggtttgaacacacacacatgcattacAGACATACGGATAACATTCTGACTGAGAACTCGTTTGATAAGGAGCCGTGGAGGGAACTTGGTATTATCTGAAAAGAGGATCCGCTCAGCTTCAGTTTCCCACAAGAGAAGGAAGGGAGTCCAGGAATCTCATTTGACAACTGGATCACTGCCTGTTAAAAACAATGAggaagaaggatttttttttttcttcctcgtGCCGGACCTCGTTCAGAATTCCTTACAATAGCATTTCCCCACCTGTATTGAGTCAAGGCACATAAttgattatattaaaaaaaaagataaattaaaaatatcttGGACAACAtaactgaacaaaaatgtcacaaaacacagATGCGAAGATTAATTGTTATCTAGTTGAAGGTTatagttgaatttttttgccTGTCTACAACTATAAATTATTTGGGGTAAATCAATTGTTTTCAGATCACTTACAGTAAGCAAAACTGAAAGGTTTCCCACAGTACACCTGATGAACTCTCAAGCCATACCAATGTGGCACAGAACACTGGTTGCCAATCACTGATGCACAGCATAGCTAAAACGACAATAAGTAATGGCGATTAAAGTCGAATGATATTTGCCCATTTTCATTTGTCCCCTGATAACTGTTGTTCATCTTGTGTTGCTGCAGGCCAAcagaaaaaacaatatttatcaTCTTCATGCTGGCGGTGGCTTGCGTTTCTCTGCTCCTAAACCTGCTGGAGATCTACCACCTGGGCTGGAAGAAAGTCAAGCAGAGCGTCACCAATGAGTTTGCCGCTGACAATGAGTCGCTGCTGCTGGGTGCAGTACGAGCCGGAGACGGCAAGACCCTTCCTGAGGAGGTCAGTCCACCGGCACTCGACTGTTTGCCGACGTACGCCAGCGTGAGTGTAGTCGGGGGCAGTGGAGCCGAGGGGGGTGCTGACAGTCCTGCCGAGGTGATTTCCTTAAGTCCTGATATGGCAACTGGTTCTGTCAAGATGGACCGCACATTGTTCCACCCAGATGATCTCTTGTTACAATCGCTGCCCGATTCCTTTTATGGCGGAGACCATAGACAGCTGACAGAagagaagcagaactggagcaaCATGGCGTTGGAGCTGCAGGATGTGGATGGAAAAAATTCCACCGGCTCGTACCCTCCTCCATCATCTCGgatctcttcctcctcctcccatccGGATGAAACGATTGTACCGCCTCCGCCAGAGTCGCAACACTCCAGTTTTCCTACGCTCCCTTGCCATGCTCGCCTCTACCTCCTCTCACTGGAGGAGGCTTTGGCCAGTGAGGAAAAAGCGATGCCGAGTGACGACTTCACTGTGGTTACCAAAGCGGAGATGCATCAGCCCCCCAGCATGCAGAAGCCTAGACGGGTGAGCGAGAGCAGCGGTGCCCGGGCTCGCCCTGACGATTTGGCTGTGTAACTGCAGAAACGTGAACATTATCCGACATGCATCTGGATACAAGTAGAGGAGGTGCCCATCAGTCATCGGGAGCAATCTGAACTAGACAAACTCCAACAAAAGTCTGGACATGGCCGCAAACATTTACTTCTAATATGGAACTCAACAGAGAGCAGACCTTCGCCAAGGCCAAATGATCAGACCATAGATCTGCATAAAACTGCGAAAAGTGAACCACCGCAAAGTCGCAGTTTCACCTagtcactgattttttttttcttttttttggaatgggggcggggggcacaaTCCTTTGTTTTTCACATGATTTTGGTGCCATCGTGTGGCATCTTGGTCCcagggaactatgttgaagtgaactGAGGAGTTTATCTAGACAACAGTATTGCTTTGCCACCACATTATGGCATggtggtgccaaggaactacgttgaagtgagttgagcagtttcattttgacaaaaagagtgttttgccgccatcttgagGCATCGGTATGCAATTACAAACCTTTTTAGGAGGGGCCGTTAAATACTCCCAGAAAGGCTTGGTCCCACAAATGGTGAGGTTTTACTGTATCTCCATAGATAACAACTTCCTGTACATAACGTACGCATAATTCACTGAAAATGTCAGCACCTTTATTGAGATGTGCACTATTATTTAATGCGTTCTTCCTTGGCCCACGCCCAACGCCTCCTCAAGGTCCTGTGGAAATCAGTTGAATAATTGTTTGTGCACTCCTGGTAGCTGGGAATCCAACAACGAGTCTATCCAGTACCTCCTTGGTAGAGGTAACTAATGCTTCATGGTTAGATGACATAAAGGGAGACAGAATTGTAGTCTGTATTTTCTACTGGAAGCGATATTTGAAGATTCTCAACACATTAAAAAGTGTATAAGATAAATGGTAGGGAGCTCTGTCTATAATCTATTTGCAAATTAAAGATCAAAACAAATCAAGCATTGGGAGCAGCAGTGGGCAAATCAAAGTCCAGTAAAGAAAACACTGGATGGATCTGCGGTCAACCTTAAAATATTCTCTCATATTGAGCATGGACATGCCACAAAAAAGAATCGTGCAAAAAGCATTGTCTTGTAGAGCCTTTAGCTGTGGTACCGATATGTTAGCTTTTAGCAAGCTCTGTTGCTGAGGACGGTTCACATGATTATTGTAGGGTTCACATCAcaaatgcgttttttttttttttttttttgcaattggaACTTGTTGGTGCAGGCTGCCATTTCTCGTACATACTGCTGCTCCTTGCTGGCTGAAACTCCACAATTGAGAGATATGGCCTGTCGGTGATTGATGTAAAAGCTCTAAACTTGGGTACATATTTGTGTTAATATCAAAAGCAGTTCTGTTGCGAACCTGCCACCAATATTTTGACCATCCATTAACACAACACGCAAGCTGGACTTATTGTCTTTGATGCTAAGCAAAGACAAGCTAAAGGGATACACATGTACCGATAATCAAGCCTAAACTGAACATGACCAAAGATTCCAAATGTCCTCGAATGTCTCAAAGAGGATCCTGACAGATTTTCCTGGAGTGATGAGTGATATTTCCTCCTCAAATTACTCATAAAATGGTCAGGGCAGACAGGTATGTTGAACCTATTAAATCTTTACTATCACAAATTTGAATTCTCATGTTACTGGTCAACACTGTGTTCGGCTGAGACATGGACAAAATGATTGTGATTTAGGGTATGTATAAAGTGTCTACCAAGTCATTCTCCACAGTTGAAATGGCTAAGAGGACAGTTTGCAACCAAAATCTAGATAGATATCTGATTAGCTAGCAGCTAGACAGCTTCTTCTGTTTCCTCTTCATATTAAAATTACTGCAACTACTATGCTATATTTCCCGTTACTTTGGATGTCCTATCGCACCAAGCTGCTTCTCACATGTCAGTCTTGGTACAAGGACAGATATCTGATTTAGCAGAGCACACTCACAATGGTTGGTGGAGATGGTTATTTGTGTGGGGTCTTCTGGTGGTCACCTGGAGAACAGCCCACACTACACTGCTGTcacaaaagatatttttaacCCAAGCTATAAACTTTAAGTTTTACCTTTCAATATAATGCCCTCGGAGTCTAACGCAAGATCTTAAGCCTTCTCAGCCACGCTTCATCGCTGGATCTCTCCACAGGCCTTGTGGTTGATCGTCGAGTCCACACTGAAGTGGAAAATTCATAGTTTGCTGTTTGGGGGGGTTGGAATGTATCTTGTGTGACACCAGTCCTGAAAACTTTCTGACACAGCTTGTGAGAGCACTCAACTCACACTTGCCgagtttttttaaaagtcatgtGGCGGgtctttcaaattaaaaaatgggGTTAAAATCCTAAAAATTGGTATATGTGTATGTCACTTCAGTTGATTATCCAGCGGAAAGACATACCGTATTCCTCAATTGTCATACGCGCACACTTACACACTTTGACAGAGAAGTTGTAGTAATTATAATGATGATAATCATGATGATGACGATAGTgaatgatgttgatgatgatgattggaCTAATTTGTCACTTTGGGAGCTTGGAGGCAGCAGAACGGCGTCTTCATAGTTGTCTTTTGTGCCTTTGCTGGGAGAGACACAAAGACAAGTTTgcacttttgtttctttttattgatCATGATGGAGCAGGACACATGGGTGTGTTGGATTCGTGTGTATGTGTTCATGAATATTGTTTCCGTGTTGAAACAAACACATCTCTGCTGTTACATCAGGGTCAATTAtaaatatgtatacagtataaataaGGAGTAGAGGCTATTATAGATCATTCGACGTGTGATGCAGGATTACCTTTTTTTCCCTGGCGGTTTCTGGTTCAGTTTGGAGATTTTCCACTGTTTCCCAAAAAGAGGACATTAGTAAGAAAGACAAACCTCTCCAAAGATCATACCGTAGTGTATAAATGCAAATATTGAACATTGGGCAATGTAGCTGAGCATCTCTGGGGGTCCAAACCCAAATTGACTGTTTTGGTTGGAGGACTTGTTGTACATCTTCTTTCTGAAGCTAGTGTTTGCAGTGTGTTACAGAACTGTTGACTTCCTTCTAGCTGTTCTGTATAGAACGATTTAAATTTTCTAGACTAGCTGTAGAATATCATCGTGACTTGAAGGTTTCAGGAGGGCTGGGGTGGGTGGGAGTGtatgaaacattttgtttgtttttttactagaGATCCCatgtggatttttattattttcctgtCCCTCTCAAGAATTCCTGCCTGTCTCACACAGTTTCACTTGCAACACTGTACAATGAGATGAGCTAGCTCGCTATCTAGCTAGCTATCgattcatctttcttttaagTAGGTCATCAAGAATGAAGGTGACATGAAGCTATCAGCCCCGACAGTGAATGAAACCACACGATTCTGTTCTTACAGCACTTTGAAAATTACAATTCcaccatgaggaaaaaaaaaagacatactgtTTGTCTCTAAACTGGGCTCATTCTGCAAATGTTAGCGAGCTGTTTTCTAACCTTTAATAAAGGATTGCACATTGACTTTGTAGCCCGCTATAATTAGGGTCTGATGATGCttatacaaaaacaaagaattgtCTTAGAAGAATTTAGAAATGAGATTTGCAATGATGGAGAAATTCATCTAAAGTGACTgttctttattttgttatttgtgtACGGATCAAGAGACTTCCACCTGAAACACATGTGCCTGAGGGACTTCCACGACAAACACTGTTAGTTGGGGCAAACCCTGCTTTTAATCCACaatgtgtgcgcgcatgtgtgtacgtgtgtgaatgagagaaaGTCTTTCGATAGAAATTTCTGTTGAAGAACATGTTGATgtaaatgttcatttacctcagatgtggaaaaaagtgttaCTTAATAAACTTATTTTGTACCATTGCCCGTCTGCTTCTTTTATCGTCGCTTTacaatatgtgtgtgtttgtgtgtctgtctgtctgtgcgtgtgtgtgaagcCGTGCTGAGGCCAGCACTCCCATTATTGTTGGTGAAAGTCACGGGGATTTTAATTGAACAAAAAGTGTGGAGGGAGTGAAAGGGCCTTGAATGCTTGCTAACGCCAGTGTGACCTTTGGACTCTTGTGGGCTGCAGTTACACTGAACGTTGAGCTCATTCTTTAACTTTTACCAATGTGGAATTGTGGAAAGCAGTTGCTATGAAATACAAACCTGTGTTACATTCCTTGGTGTTTCACTTTCTTTGCTATTTTGAACAACCTCGCTTGCAGCAATTCACACACATTTCTGATGGGGTTTTCATTTGGAGCAGTAGTGTAAAAACTGGattctttttaaattgaaaatttgccttgcatgctctccccatgctttcttgggttttctcaggtgctcCAGTTTTCCCTGACATTCCAAAAAAGTCCGTCTAAATCGTGGTCGTGCTTGTGCAAATCCAGACGCCTGCTCGCCATCGTGATGTCCAGACAGTGGGGTCAACTGTTGTTAGAAGCTAGTGTTAACAGCTAACTCACGAGCCACCCGCTGGCTATAGCAGCTGATAGACATTTTTTCTCTTGGTGTCCAGCATTTATTGGATGTTGCTGATGATGTAACATTGCTGTCAATAAAAGTGTACACGCACAAATAAACTGCACGTGTGTTGTAGAGTAGGCCAGAGCATTAGATCaagtctccatccatccatccatccatccatccatccatccatccaccatccatccatccatccatccatccatccatccatccatccatccatccatccatccatcctccatccatccatccgtctttaACCACTTATCTGAGGTTGGGTTACCATGGCAGGTTTatggccatactaccctgaaaatgcctgatctcatcagatcttggaagctaagcgggtttggccctggttagtgcttggatgggagaccgctcgggaataccaggtgctgcaagcttctctccccggctaaatgcagagggagtGAGACagtaagggcatccggc
This DNA window, taken from Syngnathoides biaculeatus isolate LvHL_M chromosome 2, ASM1980259v1, whole genome shotgun sequence, encodes the following:
- the LOC133509844 gene encoding gap junction alpha-3 protein-like — its product is MGDWSFLGRLLENAQEHSTVIGKVWLTVLFIFRILVLGAAAEEVWGDEQSDFTCNTQQPGCENVCYDEAFPISHMRFWVLQIIFVSTPTLIYLGHVLHIVRMEEKRREREDENRKMGRHLEDHDPLYRNGDGGGGWKKEKPPIRDEHGKIRIRGALLRTYIFNIIFKTLFEVGFILGQYFLYGFQLMPLYKCRRWPCPNTVDCFISRPTEKTIFIIFMLAVACVSLLLNLLEIYHLGWKKVKQSVTNEFAADNESLLLGAVRAGDGKTLPEEVSPPALDCLPTYASVSVVGGSGAEGGADSPAEVISLSPDMATGSVKMDRTLFHPDDLLLQSLPDSFYGGDHRQLTEEKQNWSNMALELQDVDGKNSTGSYPPPSSRISSSSSHPDETIVPPPPESQHSSFPTLPCHARLYLLSLEEALASEEKAMPSDDFTVVTKAEMHQPPSMQKPRRVSESSGARARPDDLAV